One window of Laspinema palackyanum D2c genomic DNA carries:
- a CDS encoding AAA family ATPase, whose protein sequence is MLTLSGVTIHAQIYESANSIVYRGIRDADSQPIILKVLQENYPTPQELARYRTEYQITQSLNVPGVVKVYDLQKYQNTLVMFVEDFGGESLKHWLSERSFDLEEFLHLAIAITEALGQIHSANIIHKDINPSNIVFNPSTGQVKIIDFGISTQLTRENTTLKNPNILEGTLAYLSPEQTGRMNRCIDYRSDFYSLGVTFYELLTHRLPFESTDPLELVHCHIAKQSIPATHINADIPPVLSDIILKLMAKTAEDRYQNAYGLKADLEECLGQYHANSSLLNFPLGRHDVSYKFQLPQKLYGRESEIQSLLSAFAQSSIQSQLMLIGGYSGIGKSALVQELYKPITEKRGYFISGKFDQYQRNIPYSAIVSAFQGLVKQLLTESEDHLNHWRENLLAAVGVNGQVIVEVIPEIELIIGQQPKVPELGPNESQNRFNLVFQNFIKVFTQPEHPLALFIDDLQWADGASLKLMQLLMAGRSPGLFLIGAYRDNEVSAAHPLMLTLDEIAKTGAIVQRIALAPLDLETIAQLIGDTLNCDLKTINALAELIQVKTGGNPFFMNEFLKSLYTEGLLAFEVNTLSWQWDLEQIQAQGFTDNVVELMVGKIQKLPEETQEILKIAACIGNEFNLENVGLILNQTSADMAPHLYPAVAENLLNPLGNMGDVALVVAEAEFLSLDFPSNSLQSLPYKFVHDRVQQAAYFLIEDSQKAGFHQKIGQILLENTPEDKREEKIFDIVNQLNLGSSLIAEHSAEPHLAQLNLIAGKKAKLSTAYQPALNYLHIGIEQLPPHSWQEQYPLTLSLYEEAAEVAYLNADFALMEEFVATVLSQAQTVLDKVKVYEVKILAYNAQNLLEDAIAIGLEALNLLGIKLPNQASKLDVLRGLLATKLTIGRRAIASFIDLPTMTDPSSQATMRILAKISSTAYFAAPLLLPLIVFKQVSLSLKWGNTSESAYAYSLYGLILCSIVEDFQGGSQLGQLALQLVYKLNAREVEARTQSIIYSFLHHWIKPVKEALNPLRQAYAVGLETGDLEFATYCALEYCSYAFLSGSELVQLESEMATYTQIMEQMRQEKALAMQSVFHQTVLNLLDERENPCHLIGTAFDEQVRLPILQSLKDRTTILLIYINKLILGVLFGEGHQAIANANLAQEYIDSGSASLFLSHFYFYDSLAHLLGATDASPPQQKAILRKVSRNQKKFKKWMQYAPQNNSQKYWLVEAERCRVQGQDAKAMEYYDKAIKLAQDNEYLHEVAIAYELAGKFYLSKGKELTAKGYIQEARYSYQLWGATAKVKDLETRYSQFFTIRERGTTNSPATSGVTSTGSNHNLDIATVMKASQAISGEVLLEKLLSSLMKILIENAGAQRGYLILSIQGQLLIEAEGEIEDNRITVLQSIPISTSQTLSESIVNYVARTQETVVLNDATRSGNFTSDAYIQQAQPKSILCVPLIDRGKLVSIVYLENNSTTGAFTPERVEVLQLLSGQVAISIENARLYQTLEEKVKDRTAQLANANAEITILNERLKAENIRMGAELDVTQRLQKMLLPNQSELDAIEGLDIAGFMEPADEVGGDYYDVLKSGDSPDGDSSASRIKIAIGDVTGHGLQSGVVMMMAQTAVRTLLEGEFTDPVQFLNIINRTIYKNVQRMNSDKNMTLALLDYYQGKLTFSGQHEEAIVMRSDGTVECIDTFDLGFPIGLIPEISNFVSTREIQLNSGDVVVLYTDGITEAVDSNWVQYGLEPMIASIRHHLQGNAREICQGVIEDVRRHIGGQKIYDDLTLIVLKQK, encoded by the coding sequence ATGCTGACTCTTTCTGGCGTTACCATTCACGCTCAAATCTATGAAAGTGCCAACTCGATTGTCTATCGCGGCATCCGGGATGCAGATTCTCAACCGATTATCCTGAAAGTCCTGCAAGAAAATTATCCCACCCCCCAAGAACTGGCCCGCTATCGCACGGAATATCAGATTACTCAATCCCTGAATGTGCCCGGGGTAGTGAAGGTTTATGACTTGCAGAAATATCAAAATACCCTCGTCATGTTTGTGGAGGACTTTGGAGGCGAATCCCTAAAACATTGGCTGAGTGAACGCAGCTTTGATTTGGAGGAGTTTCTGCATCTAGCTATTGCCATCACTGAAGCATTAGGGCAAATTCACTCGGCGAATATTATCCACAAAGATATTAACCCGAGCAATATTGTTTTTAATCCCAGCACTGGACAAGTCAAAATCATCGATTTTGGCATTTCCACTCAACTGACCCGAGAAAATACCACCCTCAAAAATCCCAATATCCTAGAAGGCACTCTCGCCTATCTCTCCCCGGAACAAACCGGGCGAATGAACCGCTGTATTGACTACCGCAGTGACTTTTATTCCCTGGGAGTGACCTTTTATGAATTGCTCACCCACCGACTGCCTTTTGAAAGCACCGACCCCCTGGAATTAGTCCATTGTCATATCGCCAAACAGTCGATTCCTGCTACTCATATTAATGCCGACATTCCCCCAGTCCTTTCGGATATAATCCTCAAACTGATGGCAAAAACGGCGGAAGACCGCTATCAGAATGCTTATGGATTAAAAGCAGATTTAGAAGAATGTCTGGGTCAATATCATGCCAATAGTAGTCTATTGAATTTCCCTCTAGGTCGTCACGATGTTTCATATAAATTCCAACTGCCCCAAAAGCTCTATGGCCGAGAGTCAGAAATCCAGAGTTTATTATCAGCTTTTGCACAGAGCAGCATTCAAAGTCAACTGATGCTGATTGGAGGATATTCCGGCATTGGTAAATCGGCCTTAGTCCAAGAACTTTATAAACCGATTACGGAGAAACGGGGTTATTTTATTTCAGGTAAATTTGACCAATACCAGCGAAATATTCCCTATAGTGCTATTGTTAGTGCCTTTCAAGGGTTAGTTAAACAACTGCTGACTGAAAGTGAAGACCACCTCAATCATTGGCGGGAAAATCTGTTAGCCGCAGTGGGAGTCAATGGACAAGTGATTGTAGAGGTGATTCCGGAAATTGAATTAATTATTGGTCAACAGCCGAAGGTTCCTGAACTTGGACCAAACGAGTCCCAAAATCGCTTTAATTTGGTGTTTCAGAATTTTATCAAAGTCTTTACCCAACCGGAACATCCCTTAGCCTTATTTATTGATGATTTGCAATGGGCAGATGGAGCCTCTTTAAAGCTGATGCAATTGTTAATGGCGGGGCGATCGCCCGGATTATTTTTAATCGGCGCTTATCGAGATAACGAAGTTTCCGCCGCCCATCCCCTGATGTTAACCTTAGATGAAATTGCCAAAACCGGGGCGATCGTTCAGCGCATTGCTCTGGCCCCCTTGGACTTAGAAACCATCGCCCAGTTGATTGGAGATACCCTCAACTGTGACCTAAAAACGATCAATGCTCTCGCCGAGTTAATCCAAGTCAAAACGGGCGGCAATCCCTTTTTCATGAATGAATTTCTCAAATCTCTTTATACCGAAGGATTGTTAGCGTTTGAGGTTAATACTCTAAGTTGGCAGTGGGATTTAGAGCAAATTCAAGCCCAGGGTTTTACAGATAATGTGGTGGAATTGATGGTGGGTAAAATCCAAAAGCTGCCAGAAGAGACCCAAGAAATTTTAAAAATTGCCGCTTGCATTGGGAATGAGTTTAATTTAGAAAATGTGGGGTTAATCCTTAACCAAACTTCAGCAGACATGGCCCCCCATCTCTATCCAGCGGTTGCCGAGAATTTATTGAATCCTTTAGGCAATATGGGAGATGTCGCCTTAGTGGTAGCGGAGGCAGAATTTTTGTCCCTGGACTTCCCCAGTAACTCGCTTCAATCTTTACCTTACAAATTTGTTCATGACCGGGTTCAGCAAGCGGCCTATTTTTTGATTGAAGACTCGCAAAAAGCAGGGTTTCATCAAAAGATTGGCCAAATCTTGCTGGAAAATACTCCGGAGGATAAGCGAGAAGAGAAAATCTTTGATATCGTCAATCAACTTAATTTGGGCAGTTCGTTAATTGCGGAGCATTCCGCCGAACCCCACCTGGCTCAATTAAACCTGATTGCCGGAAAAAAAGCGAAACTATCCACGGCCTATCAGCCTGCTTTGAATTATTTGCATATAGGGATAGAACAATTACCCCCGCATAGCTGGCAGGAGCAGTACCCTCTCACCCTTTCCCTGTACGAGGAAGCTGCGGAAGTTGCCTATCTCAATGCCGACTTTGCCCTGATGGAGGAATTTGTAGCCACGGTTTTATCCCAAGCTCAAACGGTGCTTGATAAAGTAAAAGTTTATGAAGTCAAAATCTTGGCCTATAACGCTCAAAACCTCTTGGAAGATGCGATCGCCATTGGCTTAGAAGCGCTGAATTTGCTGGGAATCAAGTTGCCTAACCAAGCGAGTAAACTCGATGTTTTGCGGGGACTACTGGCAACCAAATTGACCATCGGACGCCGAGCGATCGCCAGCTTTATTGACCTGCCAACTATGACGGATCCTTCTTCTCAAGCCACAATGCGGATCCTGGCTAAAATTTCATCTACTGCTTACTTTGCTGCGCCTTTGCTACTGCCCCTGATTGTGTTTAAACAGGTCAGCTTATCCCTCAAGTGGGGCAATACGTCAGAATCGGCTTATGCCTATAGTCTTTATGGATTGATTCTCTGTAGTATTGTGGAGGATTTTCAAGGGGGTTCTCAATTAGGCCAACTCGCCCTTCAATTAGTCTACAAACTGAATGCGCGAGAAGTTGAAGCCCGAACTCAGTCCATCATTTATAGTTTTCTTCACCACTGGATAAAGCCGGTAAAAGAAGCATTGAACCCCCTGCGGCAAGCTTATGCAGTAGGGTTGGAAACGGGAGATTTGGAATTTGCGACCTATTGCGCTCTCGAATACTGTAGCTATGCCTTCCTGAGTGGGTCTGAATTGGTACAACTGGAATCAGAAATGGCCACCTATACTCAGATCATGGAGCAAATGAGGCAAGAAAAAGCCCTGGCTATGCAATCGGTATTCCATCAAACTGTTCTCAACTTACTCGACGAGCGAGAAAATCCTTGTCATTTAATCGGAACGGCTTTTGATGAACAGGTGAGGTTGCCCATCCTCCAGAGTTTGAAAGATCGGACTACAATTTTATTGATATACATCAATAAATTAATCCTGGGCGTTCTGTTTGGGGAGGGCCATCAGGCGATCGCCAATGCCAACCTAGCACAAGAATATATCGATTCCGGTTCCGCCTCCCTGTTCCTCTCTCACTTTTATTTTTATGATTCCCTCGCGCATTTATTGGGGGCAACCGATGCTTCCCCACCTCAGCAAAAAGCCATACTCCGCAAGGTATCCCGCAACCAGAAAAAATTCAAAAAATGGATGCAGTATGCTCCCCAAAATAATTCCCAGAAATATTGGCTGGTGGAAGCGGAACGCTGTCGGGTGCAAGGCCAAGATGCCAAGGCAATGGAGTATTATGACAAAGCCATTAAACTCGCTCAAGACAATGAATATCTCCACGAAGTGGCGATCGCCTATGAACTCGCGGGCAAATTTTATCTCTCTAAAGGGAAAGAATTGACCGCTAAAGGCTATATCCAGGAAGCTCGCTACAGTTATCAACTCTGGGGTGCAACGGCAAAAGTTAAGGATTTAGAGACGCGATATAGCCAGTTTTTCACCATCCGGGAACGGGGGACCACCAACAGTCCAGCGACTTCAGGTGTAACGAGCACAGGTTCTAATCATAACCTCGATATTGCCACAGTGATGAAAGCCTCTCAGGCGATTTCCGGGGAAGTTCTGCTGGAAAAATTACTCTCTAGCTTGATGAAAATTCTCATCGAAAATGCGGGAGCACAACGGGGCTATTTAATTCTATCCATTCAGGGCCAATTGCTCATTGAAGCGGAAGGAGAAATCGAGGATAACCGAATCACCGTGTTGCAATCCATTCCCATTTCCACCTCTCAAACCCTTTCCGAATCCATTGTCAATTATGTAGCCAGAACTCAAGAAACCGTGGTCTTAAATGATGCCACGCGCAGCGGCAATTTTACCAGTGATGCTTATATCCAACAGGCTCAACCGAAGTCAATTCTATGCGTACCCCTGATTGATAGAGGTAAACTCGTTAGCATTGTTTATTTGGAGAACAATAGCACCACGGGAGCCTTTACCCCGGAACGAGTGGAAGTGTTACAGTTGTTATCAGGGCAGGTGGCAATTTCCATTGAAAATGCCCGCTTGTATCAAACCTTGGAAGAGAAAGTCAAGGACCGAACTGCCCAATTAGCGAATGCCAATGCAGAAATTACGATTTTGAATGAGCGGTTAAAAGCCGAAAATATCCGCATGGGGGCAGAACTGGATGTGACCCAGCGATTGCAAAAAATGCTGTTGCCGAACCAGTCGGAACTGGATGCGATTGAGGGATTAGACATTGCTGGATTTATGGAACCCGCAGATGAAGTGGGGGGAGATTATTATGATGTCCTCAAAAGTGGCGATTCCCCTGACGGCGATAGCTCCGCTTCACGCATCAAAATCGCGATCGGGGATGTGACGGGACATGGGTTGCAAAGTGGGGTGGTGATGATGATGGCCCAAACTGCGGTCCGGACGTTACTGGAAGGGGAGTTTACGGACCCGGTGCAATTTTTAAATATCATCAACCGCACGATTTATAAAAACGTGCAGCGCATGAATTCTGATAAAAATATGACCCTTGCTCTGCTGGATTATTATCAAGGGAAATTAACCTTCAGTGGGCAGCATGAAGAGGCGATCGTCATGCGTTCTGATGGAACCGTAGAGTGTATTGATACCTTTGATTTAGGATTTCCGATTGGCCTCATCCCTGAGATTTCTAATTTTGTCAGTACGAGAGAAATTCAGTTAAATTCCGGGGATGTGGTGGTGTTATACACCGATGGAATTACGGAGGCGGTGGATAGCAATTGGGTTCAGTATGGTTTGGAACCCATGATTGCATCAATTCGGCATCATTTACAAGGCAACGCGAGGGAGATTTGTCAAGGGGTGATTGAGGATGTCCGGCGACATATTGGCGGGCAGAAGATTTATGACGATCTCACCTTAATTGTTCTCAAACAGAAGTAA